The following are from one region of the Salminus brasiliensis chromosome 14, fSalBra1.hap2, whole genome shotgun sequence genome:
- the cnbpa gene encoding CCHC-type zinc finger, nucleic acid binding protein a isoform X2 — protein sequence MDMSSSECFGCGRSGHWVKNCPNAGRGRGRGRGRGKDLFCYRCGEQGHIARDCEQTEDACYNCHRSGHISRDCKEPKKEREQCCYNCGKAGHVARDCDHANEQKCYSCGGFGHIQKLCDKVKCYRCGEIGHVAVQCSKASEVNCYNCGKTGHLARECTIEASA from the exons ATGGATATGAGTAGCAGTGAGTGTTTTGGATGTGGCCGCTCCGGGCATTGGGTCAAGAACTGTCCTAATGCCGGACGTGGCCGCGGAAGAGGCCGAGGCAGAGGAAAAG ATCTCTTCTGTTACCGCTGTGGTGAGCAGGGGCACATTGCCAGGGACTGTGAACAGACGGAGGACG CCTGCTACAACTGCCACAGGAGTGGTCACATCTCCAGGGACTGTAAGGAGCCCAAGAAGGAGCGGGAGCAGTGCTGCTACAACTGTGGCAAGGCCGGCCATGTGGCTCGAGACTGCGACCATGCCAACGAGCAGAAATGCTACTCCTGCGGAGGGTTTGGACACATCCAGAAGCTGTGTGACAAAGTGAAATGTTACCG GTGTGGTGAGATTGGCCATGTGGCAGTGCAGTGCAGCAAGGCCAGCGAGGTGAACTGCTACAACTGTGGCAAGACCGGTCACCTGGCCAGAGAATGCACGATCGAAGCCTCTGCATAA
- the cnbpa gene encoding CCHC-type zinc finger, nucleic acid binding protein a isoform X1: MDMSSSECFGCGRSGHWVKNCPNAGRGRGRGRGRGKDLFCYRCGEQGHIARDCEQTEDGEALSPFSQTCYNCHRSGHISRDCKEPKKEREQCCYNCGKAGHVARDCDHANEQKCYSCGGFGHIQKLCDKVKCYRCGEIGHVAVQCSKASEVNCYNCGKTGHLARECTIEASA; the protein is encoded by the exons ATGGATATGAGTAGCAGTGAGTGTTTTGGATGTGGCCGCTCCGGGCATTGGGTCAAGAACTGTCCTAATGCCGGACGTGGCCGCGGAAGAGGCCGAGGCAGAGGAAAAG ATCTCTTCTGTTACCGCTGTGGTGAGCAGGGGCACATTGCCAGGGACTGTGAACAGACGGAGGACGGTGAGGCACTGTCACCTTTCTCTCAAA CCTGCTACAACTGCCACAGGAGTGGTCACATCTCCAGGGACTGTAAGGAGCCCAAGAAGGAGCGGGAGCAGTGCTGCTACAACTGTGGCAAGGCCGGCCATGTGGCTCGAGACTGCGACCATGCCAACGAGCAGAAATGCTACTCCTGCGGAGGGTTTGGACACATCCAGAAGCTGTGTGACAAAGTGAAATGTTACCG GTGTGGTGAGATTGGCCATGTGGCAGTGCAGTGCAGCAAGGCCAGCGAGGTGAACTGCTACAACTGTGGCAAGACCGGTCACCTGGCCAGAGAATGCACGATCGAAGCCTCTGCATAA
- the gp9 gene encoding platelet glycoprotein IX, whose protein sequence is MKTDRFKDSTGLRKMIWIPGLAVLLLLTSDSCRCSLTAPSGGLRVYCVSQGLKEIPKFSADTTELHLQHNQLSTVPAGHFDTLKDLRLANLSENPFHCGCNIRYLHSWLLRNKAVVPVAPRCASPPSLAHRAITQLSEQDFSGCVQTPCSGVLFNFTVGLALCVLIGLLFWCFRLAKDLTFILGIGERHVGLEAESLRSLKPKHRIRMSIGAGSFSQRGDELERPLLNMEILPQIIDVLHKQHNIKIKES, encoded by the exons ATGAAGACAGACAGATTTAAAGACTCAACTGGTCTCAGAAA GATGATCTGGATCCCAGGCCTTGCTGTGCTGCTTCTCCTCACCTCAGACTCCTGCAGGTGCTCTCTCACAGCGCCCTCTGGCGGACTGAGGGTTTACTGCGTCTCTCAAGGCCTCAAGGAAATTCCCAAATTTTCCGCTGACACCACCGAGCTGCACCTACAGCACAACCAGCTGAGCACTGTGCCTGCTGGGCATTTCGACACGCTCAAGGACCTTCGTCTGGCCAACCTGTCGGAGAACCCTTTCCACTGTGGCTGCAACATCCGCTATCTGCACTCTTGGCTCCTGAGGAACAAAGCGGTGGTCCCAGTGGCTCCAAGATGTGCCAGCCCACCATCACTGGCTCACAGAGCCATAACCCAGCTGAGTGAGCAGGACTTCTCAGGCTGTGTGCAGACCCCGTGCTCCGGTGTGCTGTTTAACTTCACAGTGGGTTTGGCGCTCTGCGTCCTCATCGGCTTGCTCTTCTGGTGCTTCCGGCTGGCCAAAGACCTGACCTTCATCCTGGGCATCGGAGAGAGGCATGTTGGGCTTGAGGCCGAATCCCTGCGCTCCCTCAAACCCAAGCACAGGATAAGGATGAGTATCGGAGCAGGTTCCTTTAGCCAAAGGGGCGACGAGCTGGAGAGGCCTCTGCTCAACATGGAGATCCTACCTCAGATAATCGACGTCTTGCATAAGCAGCACAACATAAAGATTAAGGAATCATGA